aataaatgaaaacgatttccaaaaattgtattactttttttagattcaaaTGCAAAAAGTGCCGTATGAAACGATGTTTGGAGGTAGGAATGGACGAAACAAgtgagttttcgaaaaaaaaaccaggaaatatttaaatttataaaaaatattaatgcaaaatttaatACGAAGCTCACAAGTttacaaaatgtgaaaaaatttggcatcactttatttgattttttaattaaaaattaaatacatttaaaataaaattaaaacaactttttagaaatttttctaggattttaaaaattaattattccgAAACTTACAGAATTTTGaaacgaaattcaaatttttactttttaaatgttGTTTATAATTTTCGATTCACAACTTCTAAATTATGTTCGAACTaaacgtttaatttttttccaacacgaaaaataaatccaaaatCTGCAACTTACAAAaggttaattttcagaatttcaatgcAACAGAGACCTAATCTCCAGCtccaataaatttcaaaaacgtgTTTCCTTAATCGAACCACCTCCACAATCCCTATCAACATTTCTCGGCCGCCCAACACTTTTATTATGCTGTGAGCCGACAAGAGCATCGCATATCAAGACATTGATAAATGTCACATATATGGTAGATGTGGCAAGGGATATTCTGAAAAGAGTTAGTCAAATTTCTTGAAGCTTCAacgaaaaatctatttatttttcaggatgtCTCAACTAAAATTCCCTACCAATTTCATAACAGTCTTGAAAGACTAGCTCTATCTCTAGAAGAAATCCGATCCAGAGAGCCcgatgagaaaataaaaatgcttcGAAAAATCGGGCAAGAAGAATCGCTTCTGATTTGGGAGCAGGCTTTTCTGAGAGCTGTTGAATggttctcaaatttttcggaattcaaTGCACTGGATGAGCTATCAAAGGTAAATGCTTTGTAGACCTCCACTGATGTCGGCTGCGGTTGTGAGCGATATCAGGCGGGCCAGATTGATGTCTGCTGCGTTTTTGAGCAATACAGCGCGAGCCTCGATTGATGTCTGCTGCTTTAGTGAGCAACACAACGCGGGCCTCGATCATTGTCGGCTGCGTTTGTTGGGCAGGATagggtttttttggaatagttTTCAATTGCAAAGTTTCTAAGTGTTAATTTCAGATGACAATCTTAAAATCAGCTTGGATCTCATGGACCAGACTCGAAAAACTAGCTGAAACCGCCGACCATcagagaaaaaagattttcggaGATTCAGTCATGATGTGTGGAAATGACGCGTGCCTTGATTTGGCCAACTATGAAGTTGATCTCACATGGTGCACAAATTATACCACTGAGCAGTTGTTGTTGTCAGTTTCCAGATGATTGTCAT
This is a stretch of genomic DNA from Caenorhabditis elegans chromosome V. It encodes these proteins:
- the nhr-134 gene encoding Nuclear hormone receptor family member nhr-134 (Confirmed by transcript evidence) is translated as MPAPLFLSGPCEICGQKTSGRHFGVMSCRSCAAFFRRAATCSRIFGRCPNGNCKLLENGKFKCKKCRMKRCLEVGMDETKFQCNRDLISSSNKFQKRVSLIEPPPQSLSTFLGRPTLLLCCEPTRASHIKTLINVTYMVDVARDILKRDVSTKIPYQFHNSLERLALSLEEIRSREPDEKIKMLRKIGQEESLLIWEQAFLRAVEWFSNFSEFNALDELSKMTILKSAWISWTRLEKLAETADHQRKKIFGDSVMMCGNDACLDLANYEVDLTWCTNYTTEQLLFYLSPEIEQNHFLSLQELVELNPTSTELSYMLLQITLHLAGKKAQGQLLEITEMLLEAQGNHLHEYYVKKLKMPNYVMRLAKLMKINRRIESDMRDRVEKNHIARIFNILKVEFSEPDMFEST